The following proteins are co-located in the Delphinus delphis chromosome 5, mDelDel1.2, whole genome shotgun sequence genome:
- the SMIM20 gene encoding small integral membrane protein 20, which translates to MTANLRTALIFGGFISLIGAAFYPIYFRPLMRLDEYQKEQTINRAGIVQEDVQPPGLKVWSDPFGRK; encoded by the exons ATGACCGCGAACCTGCGCACCGCGCTCATTTTCGGCGGCTTCATCTCCCTGATCGGCGCCGCCTTCTACCCCATCTACTTCCGGCCCCTAATGCGGCTGGACGAATACC AGAAGGAACAAACCATAAATCGAGCTGGTATTGTCCAAGAAGATGTGCAGCCACCAG GGTTAAAAGTGTGGTCGGATCCATTTGGCAGGAAATGA